A section of the Streptomyces sp. NBC_01591 genome encodes:
- a CDS encoding Uma2 family endonuclease, whose protein sequence is MAVIQHEEQVHVQEQPELTLGEAADQLARSLPGHRVEILQGRLTVTPPADGTHALALSWLSEEFGARARKVGLRLVQGVGLWLPTGPDDYAIPDLSVVEADFREHHAMKNCYAAHVFRMVVEVTSTNWADDLGPKVEDYAQAGIPVYVVADRKHDQVLLCTDPRGGEYKNKAHHKRGTSFTVPDVVGVEMELSVDRLLDGDED, encoded by the coding sequence CACGTGCAGGAACAGCCGGAGCTGACGCTCGGCGAGGCAGCCGACCAGCTCGCACGCTCGCTGCCTGGGCATCGCGTGGAGATCCTCCAGGGGAGGCTCACTGTGACACCACCGGCGGACGGAACGCACGCTCTGGCGCTGTCCTGGCTCAGCGAGGAGTTCGGCGCCCGGGCGCGCAAGGTAGGGCTGAGGCTCGTCCAGGGCGTCGGGCTATGGCTGCCCACCGGCCCCGACGACTACGCGATTCCTGACCTGTCGGTCGTCGAGGCGGACTTCAGGGAGCATCACGCCATGAAGAACTGCTACGCCGCCCACGTCTTCCGCATGGTCGTGGAGGTGACCTCGACCAACTGGGCGGACGACCTCGGCCCCAAGGTCGAGGACTACGCCCAGGCGGGCATTCCGGTCTACGTGGTGGCCGACCGCAAGCACGACCAGGTGCTGCTCTGCACCGACCCCCGGGGTGGCGAGTACAAGAACAAGGCGCACCACAAGCGCGGGACCTCGTTCACCGTGCCGGACGTGGTCGGCGTCGAGATGGAGCTCTCCGTGGACCGCCTCCTCGAC